Genomic DNA from Pseudomonas fitomaticsae:
GCGTCGAACAATGGCCTGTGCGCCTACACGCCATCGCGCGGGGTGATTTCGGTGCGCGGCAACTGGCCGCTGACGCCGACCATGGACGTGGTGGTGCCGTACGCGCGCACCATGGCCGACCTGCTGGAAGTGCTTGATGTGGTCGTCGCCGAAGACACCGACACCCGTGGCGACCTGTGGCGCCTGCAACCCTGGGTGCCGATCCCGAGCGTCGCCTCGGTGCGCCCTGCTTCCTATCTCGAACTCGCGGCGAAAAGTGATGCACTGGCCGGCAAACGCCTGGGCGTGCCGCGCATGTACATCAACGCCGACCCTGAGGCCGGCACCAGCGAAGAGCCGGGCATCGGCGGCCCGACCGGGCAACGCATCAATACCCGCGCCTCGGTGATCGATCTGTGGAAACAGGCCCGTCAGGCCCTCGAAACGGCCGGAGCTGAAGTGATCGAAGTGGATTTCCCGCTGGTCTCCAACTGCGAAGGCGATCGTCCGGGTGCGCCGACCGTGTTCAATCGCGGCATCGTCTCCAAAGAATTCATGCACCACGAACTGTGGGACCTGTCGGCCTGGGCGTTCGATGATTTCCTGCGTGCCAACGGCGATCCGAAACTCAACCGTCTGGCGGACGTCGACGGGCCGAAAATCTTCCCGCACGACCCGGGCACCCTGCCCAACCGTGAAGGCGACCTCGCCGCCGGCATGGACGAATACGTGCGCATGGCCGAACGCGGCATCACGCCGTGGGATCAGATCCCGACGCTGCCGGACGGCCTGCGCGGCCTGGAGAAGACCCGCAAGCTGGACCTCGAAGACTGGATGGATCGCCTCGGCCTCCACGCCGTGCTGTTCCCGACCAACGCCGACGTGGGCCCGGCCGATGCCGACGTCAACCCGGCCTCGGCGGACATCGCCTGGAGCAACGGCATCTGGGTCGCCAACGGCAACCTCGCGATCCGTCACCTCGGCGTGCCGACCGTCACTGTGCCGATGGGCGTGATGGCCGACATCGGCATGCCAGTGGGGCTGACGTTCGCCGGGCGCGCTTATGACGATTCAACACTGTTGCGACTGGCAGCGGCGTTTGAAGCGACTGGTTCGAAACGACTGGTGCCGCCGCGTACGCCAGCACTGGTGGAAGGCAAGTAAATGCAAAACGGCGGGATCGATTGATCCCGCCGTTTTTTTATCGCTCTGCCAGTTCTTCCAGTAAATCTGCCGAAGGCACGAAGAACAGACTGCCGGTGACCGCCGTGCTGAAGTCCAGCAACCGGTCGTAATTGCCGGGTGGTTTGCCGACAAACATGTTTTCCAGCATCTGCTCCAGCGGCTCCGGCGAACGCGCGTAGCCTATGAAATAAGTGCCGAACTCCCCCGCGCCGGGCCGGCCGAACGGCATGTTATCGCGCAGGATCTTCACCTCTTCGCCGTCCTTGGTGATGGTCGTCAACGCGCTGTGGGAATTGCTCGGTTTGACCGACTCGTCCAGCTCGATATCGGAAAGTTTTGTACGCCCGATCACCCGTTCCTGTGCTTCGACCGACAACTCGTTCCACGCCTTCATGTTGTGCAGATACTTTTGCACCAGCACGTAACTCCCGCCGCTGAACGTCGAATCCTCGTCACCCACAAGGGTGAAATGCTCGGCTTTGCGACCGACCGGGTTTTCCGTGCCGTCGACGAAACCGATGATGCTGCGCATGTCGAAATAGCGGAAACCCTGCACCTCGTCGGTCACGGTCACAGCGCCGTCCAGCGCGGACATCAATTGCGTCGCCAGTTCAAAACACAGGTCCATCTGATCGGCACGAATGTGCAGCAGCAGGTCGCCAGGCGTGGAAACAGCGCGTCGCCCTTCTACGCCGAATTCGCGAAACTCATGCAGGGACGCCGGGCGTGGACTGCCGAACAGACGATCCCACGCGCTGGAAGAAAATCCGCAGACGCAGGACAGGTTTCCCGAGGGCACGCGCTTGCCGACCGAGCGCGTCAGGCCCGCGATATCGGCGCACCAGCCGCGGACTTTTTCGGCGGCCTCGGCCTCGGCGTTGAGGGTCGCCACGATGAAGATGGCAGCGCTGGTGATCGGGCTGCAGACGGCTTGAGGATCTGGCGTGTCGATGATCGTAGCTCCCGGAGTGGTGGACTGGCTCGACGGCGAGGTTAGCAAAGAAGTGTTGAATGAAGTATTACCTATGCCCTGCCCGTGTCGTCCGACACTTCGCTTTTAACGAACAATACCCACGAAATAAACGATTTTTCTTTGTCGGAAGGCTCCTACTAGCATGGCCCCGTCTACCCCGAAAAACATAAAGACAGGGAGAACGGCATGCACCCCATCAACATCGGCGAACCCTGGATGTGGGTCGCCTTCATCGTTTTTGTCCTCGCCATGCTGGCCATCGACCTGTTCGTCTTCGGTGGACGCAAGGCGCATCGAGTCTCTGTGCGGGAAGCCTCATCCTGGGTAATTGCCTGGTGCATGCTGGCGATGGCCTTCGCCGGATTGCTCTGGTGGTATCTCAACGGCGAATTCGGCCCCGAAATCGCCAGGGTCAAGACCCTGGAATTCCTCACCGGCTACTTGATCGAGCAGTCGCTGTCGATCGACAACATGTTCGTTTTCGTGATGATCTTCAGCTACTTCGCCGTACCGCCGGAGTTGCAGCGCCGGGTACTGCTGTACGGCGTGCTCGGGGCGATCGTGATGCGTGCGGCGATGATCTTTGCCGGGGTGTGGCTGGTGTCGCAATTCACCTGGCTACTGTATGTGTTCGGCGTGTTCCTGATCATCACCGGGATCAAGATGCTGGTGTTTGCCGAGCAGCAACCGGACCTCGATAACAATCCGCTGCTGCGCTGGGTGCGCGGGCATCTGCGGATCACCAACGGCTTTCACGGCGAGCGCTTTTTCGTGCTGCAGAACGGTGTGCGCTGGGCCACGCCAATGTTTCTGGTATTGGTGCTGATCGAGGCCAGCGACCTGATGTTCGCGGTCGACAGCATCCCGGCGATCTTCGCGGTGACGACTGATCCGTTCATCATTTTCACCTCGAACATCTTCGCGATCATGGGGCTGCGGGCGCTGTACTTTTTGCTGGCGGACATGGCCGACCGCTTTCATCTGCTCAAGTACGGACTGGCGCTGGTGCTGGTGTTCATTGGCGGGAAGATGACGGTGATGCCGTGGTTTCACATGCCGGTGGAGTGGTCGCTGGCGATTGTCGGCGGGCTGATTCTGGCGTCGGTAGTGCTGAGTCTGATGCTGACGAAGGACAAGTCGCCCGAAGAAAGTCAGGCGAAATAACAGCCGAGGGAGCGAACGTGGTTCGCTCCCTCGGTTTTGGGCTTATTTATCCGACTTGATGCTGGTCCAGACCCGGGTCCGCACCCGCTCCAGCTTCTGCGGCAACGGTTGCACCACGTACAACTTCTTCAGCGCTTCGCTGGTCGGCGTCAGGTTCGGGTTGCCGGTGATTTCCTTGTTGATCAACGGCAGCGAATCCTTGTTGGCATTCGGGTAACCGAGGAAGTCACTGATCGACGCGATGACTTTCGG
This window encodes:
- a CDS encoding amidase; protein product: MIEVTEVSIAQLRAALESGQTTAVELVQAYLARIDAFDGPDTATALNAVIVRNPEALKEAQASDARRAKGETLGPLDGIPYTAKDSYLVKGLTAASGSPAFADLVAQRDAFTIERLRAGGAICLGKTNMPPMANGGMQRGVYGRAESPYNADYLTAPFASGSSNGAGTATAASFSAFGLAEETWSSGRGPASNNGLCAYTPSRGVISVRGNWPLTPTMDVVVPYARTMADLLEVLDVVVAEDTDTRGDLWRLQPWVPIPSVASVRPASYLELAAKSDALAGKRLGVPRMYINADPEAGTSEEPGIGGPTGQRINTRASVIDLWKQARQALETAGAEVIEVDFPLVSNCEGDRPGAPTVFNRGIVSKEFMHHELWDLSAWAFDDFLRANGDPKLNRLADVDGPKIFPHDPGTLPNREGDLAAGMDEYVRMAERGITPWDQIPTLPDGLRGLEKTRKLDLEDWMDRLGLHAVLFPTNADVGPADADVNPASADIAWSNGIWVANGNLAIRHLGVPTVTVPMGVMADIGMPVGLTFAGRAYDDSTLLRLAAAFEATGSKRLVPPRTPALVEGK
- a CDS encoding Dyp-type peroxidase; protein product: MLTSPSSQSTTPGATIIDTPDPQAVCSPITSAAIFIVATLNAEAEAAEKVRGWCADIAGLTRSVGKRVPSGNLSCVCGFSSSAWDRLFGSPRPASLHEFREFGVEGRRAVSTPGDLLLHIRADQMDLCFELATQLMSALDGAVTVTDEVQGFRYFDMRSIIGFVDGTENPVGRKAEHFTLVGDEDSTFSGGSYVLVQKYLHNMKAWNELSVEAQERVIGRTKLSDIELDESVKPSNSHSALTTITKDGEEVKILRDNMPFGRPGAGEFGTYFIGYARSPEPLEQMLENMFVGKPPGNYDRLLDFSTAVTGSLFFVPSADLLEELAER
- a CDS encoding TerC family protein; this encodes MHPINIGEPWMWVAFIVFVLAMLAIDLFVFGGRKAHRVSVREASSWVIAWCMLAMAFAGLLWWYLNGEFGPEIARVKTLEFLTGYLIEQSLSIDNMFVFVMIFSYFAVPPELQRRVLLYGVLGAIVMRAAMIFAGVWLVSQFTWLLYVFGVFLIITGIKMLVFAEQQPDLDNNPLLRWVRGHLRITNGFHGERFFVLQNGVRWATPMFLVLVLIEASDLMFAVDSIPAIFAVTTDPFIIFTSNIFAIMGLRALYFLLADMADRFHLLKYGLALVLVFIGGKMTVMPWFHMPVEWSLAIVGGLILASVVLSLMLTKDKSPEESQAK